In the Grimontia kaedaensis genome, one interval contains:
- a CDS encoding coniferyl aldehyde dehydrogenase — MTVVSMTTGIPAEQQISELESQFAKLVAKTTQDPDPAYAERIRDLKHLQKALKTHSDTIVDALSQDYGHRSRTDSLMADILPCFQMLHYTKRKLKRWMKPSRRSAGLLLTPAKVEVHYQPLGVVGIIVPWNFPITLSLIPLMTAIAAGNRVMLKMSEFTPLTAQAVKAMLNEVFDDDKVSVVEGDVSVAEAFTRLPFDHLMFTGSTEVGKKVMRAASENLTPVTLELGGKSPVIVGPDIDPMLAAERMLFGKNLNAGQICVAPDHVFVHEDNLEEFVEALRVKWNEAYPKGIQSDDRTAIVTERQFSRLTSLMDDTDKRGITTIPLADPAILPETRKMALHLVINPPKDSAIMQQEIFGPLLPIITYQDVHDVLNALRHQPRPLALYLMTLDQNFIQHTIRHTHSGSIAVNDTIMQVAVDDTPFGGIGASGMGHYHGIEGFRTFSHAKTVFQRGKLNPGKLMAPPYGKWWQKVMFKLFLR; from the coding sequence ATGACTGTGGTTTCGATGACAACTGGTATCCCTGCTGAGCAGCAGATCAGCGAACTGGAATCGCAATTTGCCAAACTGGTCGCCAAGACCACCCAAGATCCCGATCCCGCTTACGCCGAGCGCATTCGGGATTTGAAGCATCTTCAAAAGGCATTGAAAACGCACTCCGACACCATCGTCGATGCCCTGTCTCAGGATTACGGGCATCGTAGCCGCACTGATTCACTGATGGCAGACATCCTTCCGTGCTTCCAAATGTTGCATTACACCAAGCGCAAACTGAAACGCTGGATGAAGCCATCGCGCCGCTCTGCGGGATTGCTCCTGACGCCTGCCAAAGTTGAAGTGCACTATCAACCGCTTGGTGTGGTCGGCATTATCGTTCCCTGGAACTTCCCCATTACTTTGAGCCTCATTCCTTTGATGACAGCAATTGCCGCCGGAAACCGCGTGATGCTCAAGATGAGTGAGTTCACGCCTCTGACCGCACAAGCCGTTAAAGCCATGCTGAACGAAGTGTTTGATGACGATAAAGTCAGTGTCGTTGAAGGCGATGTATCAGTGGCAGAAGCCTTCACCCGGCTTCCGTTTGATCACCTGATGTTCACTGGCTCGACCGAAGTCGGCAAAAAAGTGATGAGAGCGGCATCTGAAAACCTGACGCCTGTAACGTTAGAGCTTGGCGGCAAATCACCGGTGATTGTCGGGCCGGACATTGACCCTATGCTCGCAGCAGAACGCATGCTGTTTGGTAAGAACCTCAACGCCGGGCAAATCTGCGTCGCGCCGGATCACGTGTTTGTGCACGAAGACAATCTGGAAGAGTTTGTCGAAGCACTGCGCGTAAAATGGAACGAAGCGTATCCAAAAGGCATTCAGAGTGATGACCGCACCGCCATCGTGACTGAGCGTCAGTTCTCGCGCCTGACAAGCTTGATGGATGACACCGACAAGCGTGGCATCACCACCATTCCACTGGCCGACCCGGCTATCTTGCCTGAAACGCGGAAAATGGCGCTTCATCTGGTGATCAATCCGCCGAAAGACAGCGCCATCATGCAGCAGGAAATTTTCGGACCACTACTACCAATCATTACCTATCAAGATGTGCATGATGTGCTTAATGCACTTCGTCACCAACCCCGCCCATTAGCACTGTATCTGATGACGCTCGATCAGAACTTCATCCAACACACCATTAGGCATACCCATTCCGGCTCTATCGCCGTGAATGACACCATTATGCAGGTCGCGGTGGATGACACACCGTTCGGCGGTATTGGCGCATCCGGTATGGGGCACTATCACGGCATTGAAGGCTTCCGCACCTTCAGCCATGCTAAAACCGTGTTCCAGCGTGGCAAGCTCAACCCCGGAAAACTGATGGCACCGCCGTATGGCAAATGGTGGCAGAAAGTGATGTTTAAGCTGTTTTTGCGTTAG
- a CDS encoding tRNA-uridine aminocarboxypropyltransferase, whose amino-acid sequence MEKVSRMAEKPTPCPSCGFHYNCLCEAVPKLDSHVRIELLMHETETGRATNTGQLLENALPYCRRHVWQRKTPPLELLTLLADPAAQPYLVFPGEEAIALEKAVSRMTSKPEAKPIHFIIIDATWQQARKMLRQSPWLEDVPMITLPEGLSTRYALRRNQPEGSLCTCEVGMVLMDAMGEAENAVEVGKYFDKFMQVFELDRQHQSLQKL is encoded by the coding sequence ATGGAAAAGGTATCCCGAATGGCAGAAAAGCCAACGCCCTGCCCATCTTGCGGTTTTCACTACAATTGCCTGTGTGAAGCCGTGCCAAAGCTCGATAGCCATGTGCGTATCGAGCTATTAATGCACGAAACAGAAACCGGACGCGCCACTAATACCGGTCAACTACTGGAAAATGCGCTGCCGTACTGCAGGCGTCACGTCTGGCAACGCAAAACGCCACCACTGGAATTACTCACACTGCTCGCCGACCCGGCTGCACAGCCGTATCTTGTGTTTCCGGGTGAGGAGGCTATTGCGCTCGAAAAGGCAGTCAGCCGCATGACGTCCAAACCAGAAGCCAAGCCGATTCACTTCATCATTATCGATGCGACCTGGCAGCAGGCACGGAAGATGCTGCGCCAAAGCCCATGGCTTGAGGATGTACCTATGATCACACTGCCTGAAGGGCTCAGCACCCGCTATGCCCTGCGCCGCAATCAGCCGGAAGGTTCCCTTTGTACCTGCGAAGTCGGCATGGTGTTGATGGACGCCATGGGAGAAGCTGAAAACGCTGTGGAAGTTGGCAAATACTTTGATAAATTTATGCAAGTATTTGAGTTGGATAGACAACATCAATCGTTACAAAAGCTGTGA
- a CDS encoding COG3650 family protein has translation MIIQKRRLSHVLGPLSAAALLSACSQTPSGPVELGNSDDLNPQQEIAKVAGIQPQRFMLRGEVTLGHEVRAITPCGSNTQYWLQLPDLLNKEGQALTMEPYQSVYGEVIGEFVKPAMDGFAADYPATFKVTQLNLMSAEIDGCNQTRNRTVASGNEPFWSVSLEGNTLNYQQLGYEAKTFTLTSRDISPQARNYQANGATLTLNPELCNDTMSDSIYGWRSTFAKSNKTLTGCATLSADDPTLGWVGDYQGMTNLGGQSLTTTLVLNPDHTATTRYEQAGEDAVVETGIWQQVSDSKVQVMMTRHQGQYLVSERLFTRSGFTLKAEKEIINGREYSLGPEGLALSLMVGNQQPFISDGVEGSATFNEKVDAAFKAYLGEEGVKQASGTRYRWLTQDLNGDLQDELMIFTNWCGTGGCTLLVFNNDSNVWRFNSRITLVHLPFQMSQSTSNGWQDLIMPVGGGGAKASSRVLEFNGKRYPGNPSVAPEVLLPDSADPYLFADGIYPQQEGVELK, from the coding sequence TTGATTATCCAAAAACGCCGCCTTTCCCACGTGCTGGGTCCGCTCTCCGCTGCCGCCTTGCTTTCTGCCTGCAGCCAAACACCATCAGGCCCGGTCGAACTCGGTAACTCTGACGATTTAAACCCGCAGCAGGAGATTGCCAAAGTGGCAGGAATTCAACCCCAGCGCTTTATGCTGCGCGGTGAAGTCACCCTAGGCCATGAAGTCCGTGCCATCACACCTTGTGGCAGCAACACCCAATACTGGCTGCAACTGCCGGACTTGCTCAATAAAGAAGGTCAGGCGCTGACGATGGAGCCTTACCAAAGTGTGTATGGCGAAGTGATTGGCGAATTTGTAAAACCTGCGATGGATGGCTTTGCGGCGGATTACCCGGCAACATTCAAGGTGACACAACTGAACCTGATGTCGGCAGAAATCGATGGCTGCAACCAAACGCGAAACCGCACCGTGGCGTCCGGCAATGAGCCATTCTGGTCAGTGTCTCTAGAAGGTAATACGCTCAATTACCAACAACTCGGCTATGAGGCGAAGACATTCACCCTAACCAGCCGAGATATTTCTCCACAAGCCCGAAACTATCAGGCCAATGGCGCGACACTCACACTCAATCCAGAACTTTGCAATGACACCATGAGCGACAGCATTTACGGCTGGCGTTCAACCTTCGCCAAAAGCAACAAAACCCTGACGGGCTGCGCGACGCTCTCGGCGGATGACCCGACGCTCGGATGGGTCGGCGACTATCAGGGCATGACCAACCTAGGCGGACAATCACTCACCACCACCTTAGTGCTCAATCCCGACCACACGGCCACAACCCGCTATGAGCAGGCAGGCGAAGATGCGGTTGTGGAAACCGGTATCTGGCAACAGGTCAGCGACAGCAAGGTTCAGGTGATGATGACCCGCCATCAGGGACAATATCTGGTCAGTGAGCGCCTTTTCACCCGCAGCGGCTTTACCCTGAAAGCCGAAAAAGAAATCATCAACGGCCGCGAATACAGCCTGGGACCGGAGGGACTCGCGCTCTCTTTGATGGTCGGCAACCAGCAGCCTTTCATTTCCGATGGTGTGGAAGGTTCTGCCACCTTCAACGAGAAAGTTGATGCGGCTTTTAAGGCATATCTTGGCGAGGAAGGCGTGAAGCAGGCATCAGGCACCCGCTATCGCTGGCTGACACAGGATCTCAACGGTGACCTGCAGGATGAGCTGATGATATTCACCAACTGGTGCGGCACAGGCGGCTGCACCCTTCTGGTGTTTAACAATGACAGCAATGTCTGGCGCTTCAACAGCCGCATCACGCTGGTTCACCTGCCGTTTCAAATGAGCCAATCCACCAGCAACGGCTGGCAAGATCTTATCATGCCGGTTGGCGGAGGCGGCGCAAAAGCCTCTTCCCGCGTGCTGGAATTTAATGGCAAACGCTATCCGGGCAACCCTTCTGTTGCACCCGAAGTACTGCTGCCAGACAGCGCCGACCCTTACCTTTTCGCTGACGGCATTTATCCTCAGCAAGAAGGTGTTGAGCTGAAATAA
- a CDS encoding EVE domain-containing protein, whose amino-acid sequence MAYWLMKTEPDTFSIDTLKQQKVSCWEGVRNYQARNMMRDGMKLGDKVFIYHSSCKDVGVVGIAEVVKEAYPDHFQFDPESAYFDPKSSPDNPRWIMVDVEYRQHLKYVSLARIKANPALEELPLVKKGSRLSIMPVTEAQWDEIIAMSEGGFKR is encoded by the coding sequence ATGGCGTATTGGCTGATGAAAACCGAGCCCGATACCTTTTCTATAGACACCTTAAAACAACAAAAGGTCTCTTGCTGGGAAGGTGTGCGAAATTATCAGGCACGAAACATGATGCGTGATGGGATGAAGCTCGGCGATAAAGTGTTTATCTACCATTCTTCTTGCAAGGATGTGGGTGTGGTGGGTATCGCCGAAGTGGTGAAAGAAGCTTATCCAGATCATTTCCAGTTTGACCCGGAAAGCGCCTACTTTGATCCCAAAAGCTCACCGGACAATCCCCGTTGGATCATGGTGGATGTGGAATACCGTCAACATCTGAAATATGTTTCTTTGGCACGCATCAAAGCGAATCCGGCACTGGAAGAATTGCCACTGGTAAAAAAGGGAAGCCGCCTGAGTATCATGCCGGTGACTGAAGCGCAGTGGGATGAAATTATCGCGATGTCGGAAGGCGGGTTTAAGCGTTAG
- a CDS encoding Cof-type HAD-IIB family hydrolase — MYKIVASDLDGTLLTPEHTIAPFTRDVLQRLHVKGEHFVFATGRHHIDVAHIREGVGIPACMITSNGARVHDENDQLIFSRNVDPALVAQLVEMVKDDETVTIHIYRENDWLLSRVDEDLSEYHKDSGFSFKEFDVENPPVDDVAKIFFIRHDHDYLMGYEQKFIETFGDKVSVAFSTPFCLEVMASGVSKGEALKAVAEIKGFSLNECIAFGDGMNDVEMLSAAKKGLIMETAHPRVKATLPDNEVIGSNAEEAVARYLETHLLG; from the coding sequence ATGTACAAAATCGTTGCATCTGATCTCGACGGCACTCTACTTACTCCTGAACACACCATCGCACCTTTTACCCGCGATGTACTTCAGCGCCTTCACGTAAAGGGCGAACACTTCGTGTTTGCCACTGGCCGTCACCACATCGATGTGGCACATATTCGCGAAGGTGTGGGTATTCCAGCCTGCATGATCACCTCTAACGGTGCCCGCGTGCATGACGAAAACGATCAACTGATCTTCAGCCGTAACGTCGATCCAGCACTGGTTGCTCAACTGGTGGAAATGGTGAAAGACGACGAAACCGTGACGATTCACATCTACCGCGAAAATGACTGGTTGCTGAGCCGCGTTGACGAAGACTTGTCGGAATACCACAAAGATTCAGGCTTCAGCTTCAAAGAGTTCGATGTGGAAAACCCACCAGTTGATGACGTGGCGAAAATCTTCTTCATCCGCCACGACCACGATTACCTGATGGGTTACGAGCAAAAATTCATCGAAACCTTTGGCGATAAAGTCAGCGTGGCGTTTTCTACCCCATTCTGCCTGGAAGTGATGGCATCTGGCGTGTCGAAAGGTGAGGCGCTGAAAGCAGTAGCAGAAATCAAAGGTTTCAGCCTGAACGAGTGCATCGCGTTTGGTGATGGTATGAATGACGTGGAAATGCTGAGTGCTGCGAAGAAAGGCCTCATCATGGAAACAGCACACCCGCGCGTGAAAGCGACCTTGCCGGACAATGAAGTGATTGGCAGCAACGCCGAAGAAGCGGTTGCCCGTTATCTGGAAACTCATCTACTGGGCTAA
- a CDS encoding alpha/beta fold hydrolase, which produces MPIEHPFLFSREDALTETMEKVIAPFWANRQHGEFVGHDGLRLNWCAFTKPEHTRAIVVVNGRIEGVAKYQEIYFDLFNQGFDVYSYDHRGQGHSQRLVTGSDIGHVVEFDHYVDDLDTFINEVVTTKAHSQRMILAHSMGGAISVLYAARKPNAIDAIALSAPMLGINLSRPLQMAAKPLCKVLSKLQHPAGFAPGQVPYWAKPFKHNLLTQSEARYQWFRELYESDETLKVGGPSAQWIWQSMDACERAVKTATDIDMPILLMQAARDEIVCNGVMFQFHRERQAAGLPIQFEILADSRHELLFERDVIRDKSLIFALTFFDSLSEETELEQTA; this is translated from the coding sequence ATGCCAATTGAACACCCTTTTTTATTTTCCCGCGAGGATGCGCTAACCGAGACCATGGAAAAGGTGATTGCCCCGTTTTGGGCGAACCGTCAGCACGGTGAATTCGTCGGCCATGATGGCCTGCGTTTGAACTGGTGCGCCTTTACCAAGCCCGAGCACACCCGCGCGATTGTGGTGGTCAATGGTCGTATTGAAGGCGTGGCGAAATATCAGGAAATTTATTTCGACCTCTTCAACCAAGGCTTTGATGTTTACAGCTATGACCACCGCGGTCAGGGCCACAGTCAGCGTCTGGTGACAGGTTCAGATATTGGTCATGTGGTGGAGTTTGACCATTACGTTGACGACCTCGATACCTTTATCAATGAAGTCGTCACCACAAAAGCCCACAGCCAGCGCATGATTCTTGCCCATTCCATGGGTGGCGCCATTTCTGTGCTTTATGCTGCACGTAAACCCAATGCCATTGATGCAATTGCGCTCAGCGCACCCATGCTCGGCATTAACCTGTCACGCCCTCTGCAAATGGCAGCCAAGCCGCTGTGTAAAGTGCTGTCTAAGCTCCAGCATCCTGCAGGCTTTGCTCCGGGTCAGGTGCCGTATTGGGCAAAGCCTTTCAAACACAACCTGCTGACGCAATCTGAAGCACGTTATCAGTGGTTTCGCGAGCTGTATGAAAGTGACGAGACACTAAAGGTGGGCGGCCCGAGCGCGCAGTGGATTTGGCAAAGCATGGATGCCTGCGAGCGCGCCGTGAAAACCGCCACTGACATCGATATGCCAATCCTGCTGATGCAGGCCGCGCGTGATGAGATTGTCTGCAATGGCGTTATGTTCCAATTCCATCGTGAGCGTCAGGCAGCAGGCCTGCCGATTCAATTCGAAATTCTGGCCGACTCCCGCCATGAACTCCTGTTCGAACGCGACGTGATCCGTGATAAATCACTGATATTTGCTCTGACATTTTTCGACTCGCTCAGTGAAGAAACCGAGCTAGAACAAACCGCATAA
- a CDS encoding AbgT family transporter, with protein sequence MQSSASQQQSGGKQNKSFFSRFLDTVEFLGNLLPHPVTLFAILCVVIFFASGIAGYFGLSVADPRPEGAAGRAADGMIYVNSLLNAEGVQLIVTNLVKNFTGFAPLGTVLVAMMGVAVAEHSGLLSATMRSMVMGASRRMVTLTVVFAGIISNTASELGYVVLIPLAAMIFHSLGRHPLAGLAAAFAGVSGGYSANLLLGTVDPLLSGITETSAQMIDPTYTVGPEANWYFMFASTFLITILGALVTEKIVEPKLGKYDQSMAAEDFEAKEAGKVTAIEKRGMRNAGIAALAVSAVLALTIVPEWGILRHPETGEVAGSPFLKGIVAFILVFFAVPGFVYGKTVGTMKNDRDVIDAMAKSISAMGLYIVLVFFAAQFVALFKWTNFGQVIAVGGADFLQSIGLTGPMLFFAFIIMCGIINLTLGSASAQWAVTAPIFVPMLMLVGYAPETIQAAYRIGDSVTNLITPMMSYFGLILAVAARYKRDLGIGTLIATMLPYTLVFLAGWSVFFYLWVFVAGFPVGPGAETYFNFQQ encoded by the coding sequence ATGCAGTCATCAGCTTCGCAACAACAATCTGGCGGGAAGCAGAACAAGTCGTTTTTTTCCCGTTTTCTCGATACCGTCGAATTCCTCGGTAACCTTCTTCCTCACCCGGTAACCCTGTTTGCCATTCTGTGTGTGGTCATTTTCTTTGCATCAGGTATCGCAGGCTATTTTGGCCTTTCTGTCGCTGACCCTCGTCCAGAAGGCGCTGCAGGCCGCGCTGCCGATGGCATGATTTACGTCAACAGCCTACTGAACGCTGAAGGCGTGCAACTTATCGTTACCAATCTAGTGAAAAACTTCACCGGCTTTGCCCCACTGGGCACCGTGCTGGTTGCCATGATGGGTGTGGCAGTTGCTGAGCACTCAGGCCTGCTGTCTGCCACCATGCGTTCTATGGTGATGGGCGCTTCACGCCGCATGGTCACCCTGACGGTGGTATTCGCAGGTATCATCTCCAATACCGCTTCCGAGCTGGGCTATGTGGTTCTGATCCCACTGGCAGCGATGATCTTCCACTCTCTGGGTCGTCACCCACTGGCGGGTCTGGCTGCGGCATTTGCGGGCGTATCCGGCGGCTATTCAGCGAACCTATTGCTAGGAACGGTTGACCCACTGCTGTCAGGCATCACTGAAACCTCAGCGCAGATGATTGACCCGACCTACACGGTTGGCCCTGAAGCAAACTGGTACTTCATGTTTGCCTCCACCTTCCTCATCACCATTCTGGGTGCCTTGGTGACTGAGAAAATCGTTGAGCCGAAGCTGGGTAAATACGACCAATCAATGGCTGCGGAAGATTTCGAAGCCAAAGAAGCAGGCAAAGTCACTGCGATTGAAAAGCGCGGTATGCGCAACGCAGGCATCGCTGCACTGGCAGTATCAGCCGTGCTGGCACTGACCATAGTGCCTGAGTGGGGTATCCTGCGTCACCCGGAAACCGGTGAAGTAGCAGGTTCTCCGTTCCTGAAAGGCATCGTGGCCTTCATTCTGGTGTTCTTTGCGGTTCCTGGCTTTGTTTACGGTAAGACTGTGGGCACCATGAAGAACGACCGCGACGTGATTGATGCGATGGCTAAATCCATCAGCGCCATGGGTCTGTACATCGTACTGGTGTTCTTCGCGGCGCAATTCGTTGCTCTGTTCAAGTGGACTAACTTTGGTCAGGTGATTGCGGTGGGTGGTGCAGACTTCCTGCAAAGCATCGGTCTGACTGGCCCAATGCTGTTCTTCGCCTTCATCATTATGTGCGGCATCATCAACCTGACTCTGGGTTCAGCGTCAGCACAATGGGCAGTTACCGCGCCAATCTTCGTCCCTATGCTGATGTTGGTTGGCTACGCGCCGGAGACCATTCAGGCGGCTTACCGCATCGGTGACTCGGTGACCAACCTTATCACCCCGATGATGAGCTACTTTGGCCTGATTCTGGCAGTCGCAGCGCGATACAAACGTGACCTGGGTATCGGCACTTTGATTGCCACCATGCTGCCATACACACTGGTATTCCTGGCGGGCTGGAGCGTATTCTTCTACCTGTGGGTATTCGTGGCAGGCTTCCCAGTCGGTCCGGGTGCTGAGACCTATTTCAACTTCCAGCAGTAA